One genomic region from Actinocatenispora thailandica encodes:
- a CDS encoding sugar isomerase domain-containing protein codes for MIDQDAYAEVARATIDRFLGTQRDAITRAAAVVASALLDGGVLQAFGTGHSRAIALELAGRAGGLVPANQLGIRDVVYYGDAQPDDILDPLVERETGLAERIWKLARIEPADVFVVASHSGGNAAIVEMAQLAKGRGHRLVAITSMAHTRAITPRHPSGQRLADLADVVVDNCAPYGDAAVELPGGDRVGPLSSLTGVLAVNLLVAEVAGRYLAAGSPPPVYRSLNAPGNEERNAALLARYAGRVRLGDA; via the coding sequence GTGATCGATCAGGACGCCTACGCCGAGGTGGCCCGGGCCACGATCGACCGGTTCCTCGGCACCCAGCGCGACGCGATCACCCGGGCCGCTGCGGTGGTCGCGTCGGCGCTGCTGGACGGGGGAGTGCTGCAGGCCTTCGGTACCGGCCACTCCCGGGCGATCGCGCTGGAGCTGGCCGGCCGGGCCGGTGGCCTGGTACCGGCGAACCAGTTGGGCATCCGAGACGTCGTCTACTACGGCGACGCGCAGCCGGACGACATCCTCGATCCGCTGGTGGAGCGGGAGACCGGGCTGGCGGAGCGGATCTGGAAGCTGGCCCGGATCGAACCGGCGGACGTGTTCGTCGTCGCGTCCCACTCCGGTGGCAACGCCGCCATCGTGGAGATGGCCCAGCTGGCGAAGGGGCGCGGCCACCGGCTGGTGGCGATCACCTCGATGGCGCACACCCGGGCCATCACCCCGCGGCACCCGAGCGGGCAGCGGTTGGCCGATCTCGCCGACGTGGTCGTCGACAACTGCGCTCCGTACGGCGATGCGGCCGTCGAGCTGCCCGGTGGCGACCGGGTCGGCCCGCTGTCCAGCCTCACCGGCGTGCTGGCGGTCAACCTGCTGGTCGCGGAGGTGGCCGGCCGGTACCTGGCGGCCGGGTCGCCGCCCCCGGTGTACCGGTCGCTCAACGCGCCGGGAAACGAGGAGCGCAACGCCGCGCTGCTCGCCCGCTATGCCGGCCGGGTCCGGCTCGGCGACGCCTGA
- a CDS encoding MFS transporter: MSHGEGGSILRQPKSVWAVAFACVIAFMGIGLVDPILPAISKDLHANPSQVELLFTSYMLVTGVAMIITGWVSSRIGPKRTLLAGLVLIVVFSALAGSANGVDGIIGFRAGWGLGNALFIATALAVIVGAASGGVGGAIILYEAALGVGIAVGPLLGGLLGGISWRGPFIGVAVLMAIAFIAVVTLLPTSPKPAHRSSLADPFKALRHRGLLTTALTALFYNYGFFTLLAWTPFPMGLSAHQLGLVFFGWGLCLAVTSVFVAPRLQVRFGTVKTLYVVQGLIALTLVVMGVGTQSKLTLILAVIIAGLFLGINNTLITQAVMKAAPVERPVASAAYSFVRFIGGAIAPFLAGKLGENISPNLPFYVGAGCVVIGILVLASGRKVLARVDEPEEPAPSPADAGRLLVAVDAGPAGTAVVRHAAEVAARRGLSVHLLHVRETEVVGDAAVALEGDADAQRLLAERLAELRAAGVSADGEIAASTGTHPEVARLILDRAVKLAAPAVVIGSSSHTGLHGLLGGSVVAEVSQHAGRPVLIIDPAADKLSPVTG, translated from the coding sequence ATGAGTCATGGCGAGGGCGGCAGCATCCTCCGCCAACCGAAGTCCGTGTGGGCGGTCGCGTTCGCGTGTGTGATCGCCTTCATGGGCATCGGGCTCGTCGACCCGATCCTGCCGGCGATCTCCAAGGACCTGCACGCCAACCCCAGCCAGGTCGAGCTGCTGTTCACCAGCTACATGCTGGTCACCGGCGTAGCGATGATCATCACCGGCTGGGTGTCGAGCCGGATCGGCCCCAAGCGCACCCTGCTCGCCGGCCTCGTGCTGATCGTGGTGTTCAGCGCGCTGGCCGGATCGGCCAACGGCGTCGACGGGATCATCGGCTTCCGCGCCGGTTGGGGACTGGGCAACGCGCTGTTCATCGCCACCGCCCTCGCGGTGATCGTGGGCGCCGCGTCCGGCGGCGTCGGCGGCGCGATCATCCTGTACGAGGCGGCGCTGGGCGTGGGCATCGCGGTCGGACCGCTGCTCGGCGGGCTGCTCGGGGGCATCAGCTGGCGTGGCCCGTTCATCGGCGTCGCGGTACTGATGGCGATCGCGTTCATCGCCGTCGTCACGCTGCTGCCGACCTCGCCCAAACCCGCCCACCGCTCGTCGCTCGCGGACCCGTTCAAGGCGCTGCGGCACCGGGGACTGCTGACCACCGCCCTGACCGCGCTGTTCTACAACTACGGGTTCTTCACGCTGCTGGCGTGGACGCCGTTCCCGATGGGGCTGTCGGCGCACCAGCTGGGACTGGTGTTCTTCGGCTGGGGGCTGTGCCTCGCGGTCACCTCGGTGTTCGTGGCGCCGCGGCTGCAGGTGCGGTTCGGCACGGTCAAGACGCTGTACGTCGTGCAGGGCCTGATCGCGTTGACACTGGTCGTGATGGGTGTCGGCACCCAGTCGAAGCTGACGTTGATCCTCGCGGTGATCATCGCAGGTCTGTTCCTGGGCATCAACAACACGCTGATCACCCAGGCCGTGATGAAGGCGGCTCCGGTGGAGCGGCCGGTGGCCTCCGCGGCGTACAGCTTCGTGCGGTTCATCGGCGGCGCGATCGCGCCGTTCCTGGCCGGCAAGCTCGGCGAGAACATCAGTCCGAACCTGCCGTTCTACGTCGGTGCCGGTTGCGTGGTCATCGGGATCCTGGTCCTCGCCAGCGGGCGCAAGGTGCTCGCCAGGGTGGACGAGCCGGAGGAGCCGGCACCGAGCCCGGCCGACGCCGGTCGGCTGCTCGTCGCGGTGGACGCCGGCCCGGCCGGTACCGCGGTGGTGCGGCACGCCGCCGAGGTGGCCGCGCGGCGTGGCCTGTCGGTGCACCTGCTGCACGTGCGGGAGACCGAGGTGGTCGGCGACGCCGCGGTGGCGCTGGAGGGCGACGCGGACGCGCAGCGACTGCTCGCCGAACGACTCGCCGAGCTGCGCGCTGCCGGGGTGAGCGCCGACGGCGAGATCGCCGCCAGCACCGGTACGCATCCGGAGGTGGCCCGGCTGATTTTGGACCGGGCGGTGAAGCTGGCCGCCCCGGCGGTGGTGATCGGGTCCTCGTCGCACACCGGCCTGCACGGGCTGCTGGGCGGCAGCGTGGTCGCCGAGGTCTCGCAGCACGCCGGCCGGCCGGTCCTGATCATCGACCCGGCGGCGGACAAGCTCAGCCCGGTCACCGGCTGA
- a CDS encoding FAD-dependent oxidoreductase, which produces MLRSIDPATQYQETRRDPLRVLVVGAGVAGVTTARLLRHHGLHPVLIERSATGGAEGYMLALMPMVTPVFEELDLWPEYRKNGIPFGRYRLCAHTGRAVRTDSMGELLADYGDYRGISRGGLLDVLSGADCPVSPGTTVAALTEAGDAVTVRFDPGEDAVEYEFDLVVVADGIGSATRELVGAGPVGGLNTGWGGWVAWAPADDEQDLGEELWGAGFFLGSYPVLDRIGVFLGGPDAVTADGPERFVAEVQRRLHAPTARTRRALRAVLDADDPYYWPMRDVRASRWVTRHTVLLGDAAAGFLPTAGIGAGMAMESAWVLSRLLRHADRANLATLLEAYEGVQRPRVEAAQDNSRSLAKMMFRSGTAFAVGRDVAARLLSIRTVLKPIRQLLDGRPDPDAAARRALSRTA; this is translated from the coding sequence ATGCTGCGCTCGATCGACCCGGCGACCCAGTACCAGGAGACCCGGCGCGACCCGCTGCGCGTCCTGGTGGTCGGCGCCGGTGTCGCCGGTGTGACGACCGCACGGCTGTTGCGGCACCACGGTCTGCACCCGGTGCTGATCGAACGGTCCGCCACCGGCGGGGCCGAGGGCTACATGCTGGCGCTGATGCCGATGGTCACCCCGGTGTTCGAGGAGCTGGACCTGTGGCCGGAGTACCGGAAGAACGGCATCCCGTTCGGGCGGTACCGGCTGTGCGCGCACACCGGCCGCGCGGTGCGCACCGACTCGATGGGCGAGCTGCTCGCCGACTACGGCGACTACCGCGGCATCAGCCGCGGCGGCCTGCTCGACGTGCTGTCCGGCGCGGACTGCCCGGTCTCGCCCGGCACCACGGTCGCCGCGCTCACCGAGGCCGGCGACGCGGTCACGGTGCGGTTCGACCCGGGCGAGGACGCGGTCGAGTACGAGTTCGACCTGGTCGTGGTGGCCGACGGGATCGGCTCCGCAACGCGCGAGCTGGTCGGCGCCGGTCCGGTCGGCGGGCTGAACACCGGCTGGGGCGGCTGGGTGGCGTGGGCACCGGCCGACGACGAGCAGGACCTCGGCGAGGAGCTGTGGGGCGCCGGGTTCTTCCTCGGCAGCTACCCGGTGCTGGACCGGATCGGGGTGTTCCTCGGCGGGCCCGACGCGGTGACCGCCGACGGCCCGGAGCGTTTCGTGGCCGAAGTGCAGCGGCGGCTGCATGCCCCGACCGCCCGGACCCGGCGGGCGCTGCGCGCCGTACTCGACGCCGACGACCCGTACTACTGGCCGATGCGGGACGTGCGCGCCAGCCGCTGGGTGACCCGCCACACCGTGCTGCTCGGTGACGCCGCCGCCGGCTTCCTGCCCACGGCCGGGATCGGCGCCGGGATGGCGATGGAGTCGGCGTGGGTGCTGTCCCGGCTGCTGCGCCATGCCGACCGGGCGAACCTGGCCACCCTGCTGGAGGCGTACGAGGGTGTCCAGCGGCCGCGGGTGGAGGCGGCACAGGACAACTCGCGGTCGTTGGCGAAGATGATGTTCCGCAGCGGTACGGCGTTCGCCGTGGGTCGCGACGTGGCGGCCCGGCTGCTGAGCATCCGTACGGTGCTGAAGCCGATCCGGCAGTTGCTGGACGGCCGGCCGGACCCGGACGCGGCGGCCCGCCGGGCGCTGTCGCGTACCGCCTGA
- a CDS encoding CDP-alcohol phosphatidyltransferase family protein, producing the protein MSTSSVAAGTGQVVSHRVFTLPNLVSLIRLAGVPLFVYLLLVAHETIAALVVLAVGASTDWVDGQLARRLNQVTRLGQLLDPITDRAYIVVTVLALTVSGAVPWQLTAVLVAREAVVALSIPVLWYHGYQSLQVHYLGKTATFVLMFSFPVLLLATVGGVVQAVALPVGWALALWGAALYWYAGVLYLIQAAQVVRAARRSLR; encoded by the coding sequence GTGTCGACCTCATCGGTCGCGGCCGGTACGGGTCAGGTCGTGTCGCACCGGGTCTTCACGCTGCCGAACCTGGTCAGCCTGATCCGGCTCGCGGGTGTGCCGCTGTTCGTCTACCTCCTGCTGGTCGCGCACGAGACGATCGCCGCGCTGGTGGTCCTGGCGGTCGGCGCCTCGACCGACTGGGTCGACGGCCAGCTGGCGCGCCGGCTCAACCAGGTCACCCGCCTCGGCCAGCTGCTGGATCCGATCACCGACCGGGCGTACATCGTCGTCACGGTGCTCGCCCTGACGGTCTCCGGCGCGGTGCCGTGGCAGCTGACCGCGGTGCTGGTCGCCCGGGAGGCGGTGGTGGCACTGTCCATCCCGGTGCTCTGGTACCACGGGTACCAGTCGCTGCAGGTGCACTACCTGGGCAAGACGGCGACGTTCGTGTTGATGTTCTCGTTCCCGGTACTGCTGCTCGCCACGGTCGGCGGGGTCGTGCAGGCGGTCGCGTTGCCGGTGGGTTGGGCGCTGGCGCTGTGGGGCGCGGCGCTGTACTGGTACGCCGGGGTGCTGTACCTGATCCAGGCGGCGCAGGTGGTGCGCGCGGCGAGGCGGAGCCTGCGGTGA
- a CDS encoding MarR family winged helix-turn-helix transcriptional regulator has protein sequence MDMNSVATEELAAELAGRLGDLTHALRRTVDHAASPTVTAVLATLDRDGAKRVSELAEVARVAQPTMTALLRRLVEDGTVVRGADPHDQRVVTIELTEAGRDTLRSVRQQRTAALASRLDQLDGSDRAALAQAIPALDKLLLTWRKVDHK, from the coding sequence ATGGATATGAATTCCGTGGCGACCGAGGAGCTGGCGGCCGAGCTGGCCGGCCGGCTGGGTGACCTGACGCACGCGCTGCGCCGCACCGTGGACCACGCCGCCAGCCCGACCGTGACCGCGGTGCTCGCCACCCTGGACCGGGACGGCGCGAAACGGGTCAGCGAGCTCGCCGAGGTCGCCCGGGTGGCGCAGCCCACGATGACCGCCCTGCTGCGCCGCCTGGTCGAGGACGGCACCGTGGTGCGCGGTGCGGACCCGCACGACCAGCGGGTCGTGACCATCGAGCTCACCGAGGCCGGTCGCGACACGCTCCGCAGCGTCCGGCAGCAGCGCACCGCCGCGCTGGCGAGCCGGCTGGACCAGCTCGACGGGAGCGACCGGGCCGCGCTCGCCCAGGCGATCCCGGCGCTCGACAAACTCCTCCTAACCTGGCGAAAGGTAGATCACAAATGA
- the def gene encoding peptide deformylase, producing MQLAATDLADARVRALRLFGDPVLRTECEPVVSFDAEVRALVRDLSRTLAEERGAGLAAPQIGVSARVFVFDVPGPDGRVSGHLVNPGLDFPDDDEQDGPEGCLSIPGLYFDTRRRQNVIAQGFNAYGDPVQVVGSGLMARCLQHETDHLDGVLFVDRLDPATRREAMRAIRDADWAAGAAPAVKVSPHHIHGRLG from the coding sequence ATGCAGCTGGCGGCGACGGACCTGGCCGACGCGCGGGTGCGGGCGCTGCGGCTGTTCGGCGACCCGGTCCTGCGCACCGAGTGCGAGCCGGTGGTGAGCTTCGACGCGGAAGTGCGGGCGCTGGTGCGGGACCTGTCCCGCACGCTGGCCGAGGAGCGCGGCGCGGGCCTCGCGGCGCCGCAGATCGGGGTGTCGGCCCGGGTGTTCGTGTTCGACGTGCCCGGACCGGACGGCCGGGTCAGCGGGCACCTGGTGAACCCGGGCCTGGACTTCCCGGACGACGACGAGCAGGACGGCCCGGAGGGCTGCCTGTCGATACCCGGCCTGTACTTCGACACCCGGCGCCGGCAGAACGTGATCGCCCAGGGCTTCAACGCGTACGGGGACCCGGTGCAGGTGGTGGGCAGCGGGCTGATGGCGCGCTGCCTCCAGCACGAGACCGACCACCTGGACGGGGTGCTGTTCGTCGACCGCCTCGACCCGGCGACCCGGCGGGAGGCGATGCGCGCGATCCGCGACGCCGACTGGGCCGCCGGGGCCGCCCCGGCGGTCAAGGTCAGCCCGCACCACATCCACGGCCGGCTCGGCTGA
- a CDS encoding TetR/AcrR family transcriptional regulator: MRGAETGVLPPKRRQALLATAAREFAGAGYQGASLNRIIRSCRMSKSSFYHYFDSKEALFDATVLDAAHRLLAALPVPAPDRLAGPDFWTRIDELVAALAEIDEPEGRMLWALFYLADAPNGPGSALSRLRAAIDGWLAAALAAGRAAGVVRTDLPASLQSALALAVLQAMDEWSLQHVDALPPAELDALVRAQLDALHRLLDR; encoded by the coding sequence ATGCGGGGTGCCGAGACCGGAGTCCTGCCGCCGAAGCGGCGGCAGGCGCTTCTGGCCACGGCGGCCCGGGAGTTCGCCGGCGCCGGCTACCAGGGCGCCTCGCTGAACCGCATCATCCGGTCCTGCCGGATGAGCAAGAGCTCCTTCTACCACTACTTCGACTCGAAGGAAGCGCTGTTCGACGCCACCGTGCTGGACGCGGCACACCGGCTGCTCGCGGCGCTGCCGGTACCCGCACCCGACCGGCTGGCCGGGCCGGACTTCTGGACCAGGATCGACGAGCTGGTCGCGGCGCTGGCGGAGATCGACGAGCCGGAGGGCCGGATGTTGTGGGCCCTGTTCTACCTGGCCGACGCACCGAACGGGCCGGGCAGTGCGCTGTCGAGGTTGCGCGCCGCCATCGACGGCTGGCTGGCCGCGGCGCTGGCGGCCGGCCGCGCCGCCGGCGTGGTGCGTACCGACCTGCCGGCGTCGCTGCAGTCCGCGCTGGCTCTCGCCGTCCTGCAGGCGATGGACGAGTGGTCCCTGCAGCACGTCGACGCGCTGCCGCCGGCCGAACTCGACGCGCTGGTCCGGGCCCAGTTGGACGCGCTGCACCGGCTGCTCGACCGCTGA
- a CDS encoding endonuclease/exonuclease/phosphatase family protein: MSGRAALRRPAPGRRRAGLRDVPAVLAALLVAALLVGHRLVPDGDGLGTVVDSFLPWLGLLVIPAGLLALATRSRLGAVALLVPVVGWAVMFGPVLLPRGGGDGQLRAATQNLDAANPDPASTVRRLVALHPDLVAVQELANDDAARLLDDTYPHQLRVGTVGLWSRYPVRDGAPVDLGLGWNRALRADVRTDHGQVRVYVAHLGSIRPGEDGSRDHTLSRLADSVRADRSSHLLLLGDLNTATTDRALRQLSPPLTDAQRAAGSGFGFTWPSRFPMTRPDQVLYRGLSATDASVADTGGSDHRAALADLRVTG; this comes from the coding sequence GTGAGCGGTCGAGCCGCGCTGCGCCGCCCGGCACCGGGGCGGCGCCGGGCCGGGCTGCGTGACGTCCCGGCCGTCCTGGCCGCCCTGCTGGTTGCCGCGCTGCTGGTCGGCCACCGGCTGGTACCCGACGGGGACGGCCTCGGTACCGTGGTGGACAGCTTCCTGCCCTGGCTCGGGCTGCTGGTGATCCCGGCCGGGCTGCTGGCGCTCGCGACCCGTTCCCGGCTCGGTGCGGTCGCGCTGCTGGTGCCGGTGGTCGGGTGGGCGGTGATGTTCGGGCCGGTGCTGCTGCCCCGGGGTGGTGGCGACGGGCAGCTGCGAGCGGCGACCCAGAACCTGGACGCGGCGAACCCGGACCCGGCCTCGACCGTACGACGGCTGGTGGCGCTGCATCCCGACCTGGTCGCGGTGCAGGAACTCGCGAACGACGATGCCGCGCGGCTGCTCGACGACACGTACCCGCATCAGCTGCGGGTGGGCACGGTCGGGCTGTGGAGCCGGTACCCGGTGAGGGACGGGGCGCCGGTCGACCTCGGCCTCGGCTGGAACCGCGCGCTGCGCGCCGACGTGCGCACCGATCACGGGCAGGTCCGGGTGTACGTGGCGCATCTTGGCTCGATCCGGCCGGGGGAGGACGGCAGCCGGGACCACACCCTGAGCCGGCTCGCCGACTCGGTACGGGCCGACCGGTCGTCGCACCTGCTGCTGCTCGGCGACCTGAACACCGCGACGACCGATCGGGCGCTGCGCCAGCTCAGCCCGCCACTGACCGACGCGCAGCGCGCCGCGGGCAGCGGGTTCGGCTTCACCTGGCCGTCCCGGTTCCCGATGACGCGTCCGGACCAGGTGCTCTACCGGGGACTGTCGGCCACCGACGCGTCGGTGGCCGACACCGGCGGCAGCGACCACCGGGCGGCCCTGGCCGATCTGCGCGTCACCGGCTGA
- a CDS encoding NADPH-dependent F420 reductase, with protein sequence MEVLIVGAGSMARGIATRLLAGGHQVRIAARNHDAARTLAAELDGDATGEPIGSFGAASVVVLALPYPATRMVAERLAGELVGRVVVDIANPVNIGTFDDLVTPPGISAAEQVAKAAPGAKVVKAFNTTFAVNLTGGGPLDVFIAGDDETACTQVAALTADGGMRPILVGGSKHAYTLESFQLLHMKVQDQIGGNYATSLELDRRQ encoded by the coding sequence ATGGAGGTACTCATCGTCGGGGCCGGCAGCATGGCCCGAGGCATCGCCACCCGCCTGCTCGCCGGTGGGCACCAGGTCCGCATCGCGGCCCGCAACCACGACGCGGCCCGTACCCTCGCCGCCGAGCTCGACGGCGACGCCACCGGCGAACCGATCGGCTCGTTCGGCGCCGCCTCGGTCGTCGTGCTCGCCCTGCCGTACCCGGCGACCCGGATGGTCGCCGAGCGGCTGGCCGGCGAGCTGGTCGGCCGGGTGGTCGTCGACATCGCGAACCCGGTCAACATCGGCACCTTCGACGACCTCGTCACGCCACCCGGAATCTCGGCCGCCGAACAGGTCGCGAAGGCGGCACCGGGCGCCAAGGTGGTCAAGGCGTTCAACACCACGTTCGCGGTGAACCTGACCGGCGGCGGTCCGCTGGACGTGTTCATCGCCGGCGACGACGAGACCGCCTGCACCCAGGTAGCCGCGCTCACCGCCGACGGCGGGATGCGGCCGATCCTGGTCGGCGGCAGCAAGCACGCGTACACCCTGGAGTCGTTCCAGCTGCTGCACATGAAGGTGCAGGACCAGATCGGCGGGAACTACGCCACCTCGCTGGAACTCGACCGCCGGCAGTGA
- a CDS encoding GntR family transcriptional regulator gives MARTRHDRFPAIELPESLDAGRAKGEQLREILEAMVAHQPPGTLLPSERSLAERFRLARMTVRQAIDDLAVRGLVRRARGTGTFVAEPRLSHGTTAGSFSDDMRRRGMVPGARVVSVREHSASMLVAERLRIGAGDPVVTLDRLRSADGVPMAVEQTRLPATRFPGLADLISDDVSLYGVLAERWGVRVHRAAHRVSVVGLAETDAALLDAPTGLPSFLIERTAYDEAGRVIEWGRSRYRGDRYDVIFDVAAD, from the coding sequence ATGGCCCGCACCCGGCACGACAGGTTCCCGGCGATCGAGCTGCCCGAGTCGCTGGATGCTGGCCGGGCCAAGGGCGAGCAGCTGCGCGAGATCCTCGAAGCGATGGTGGCGCACCAGCCGCCGGGCACCCTGCTGCCGTCGGAACGTTCGCTCGCCGAGCGGTTCCGCCTGGCCCGGATGACGGTCCGGCAGGCGATCGACGACCTTGCCGTCCGCGGACTGGTCCGCCGCGCCAGGGGCACCGGCACGTTCGTCGCCGAGCCGAGGCTGTCTCACGGGACGACGGCGGGCTCGTTCAGCGACGACATGCGGCGCCGTGGGATGGTGCCCGGCGCCCGGGTCGTCTCGGTACGGGAGCACTCGGCGAGCATGCTGGTGGCCGAACGGCTGCGCATCGGCGCGGGGGATCCGGTCGTGACCCTCGATCGGCTCCGTTCGGCCGACGGGGTTCCGATGGCGGTGGAACAGACCAGGCTGCCGGCGACCCGGTTTCCCGGTCTGGCCGACCTGATCTCCGACGACGTCTCGCTCTACGGCGTGCTCGCCGAACGGTGGGGGGTGCGGGTGCATCGCGCGGCTCACCGGGTGTCGGTCGTCGGTCTGGCGGAGACCGATGCGGCGCTGCTGGACGCACCGACCGGGCTGCCGTCGTTCCTGATCGAACGCACCGCGTACGACGAGGCGGGGCGGGTGATCGAATGGGGGCGCTCGCGCTATCGCGGTGACCGCTACGACGTGATCTTCGACGTCGCTGCGGACTGA
- the fmt gene encoding methionyl-tRNA formyltransferase codes for MRLVFAGTPEVAVPSLSAIAASRHELVGVVTRPDARAGRGRRVLRSPAASWADEHGVEVRTPRRPSDEEFLDWLRDTAPDCVPVVAYGALVPQTALAIPAHGWVNLHFSLLPAWRGAAPVQHALLHGDEVTGASVFELEKGMDTGPVYGSLTEQVRPTDTSGDVLSRLSIAGAGLLVAVLDAIEDGTARAVPQPADGISMAPKVTVEDARVRWDDPAFAVDRRVRACTPAPGAWTTFRGERIKVLPVGLGGADAALAPGELAVRRTEVRVGTASSAVRLDRVQPAGRKPMAATDWARGARVSPGDRFA; via the coding sequence GTGCGCCTCGTCTTCGCCGGTACGCCCGAGGTGGCGGTGCCGAGCCTGTCCGCGATCGCCGCCTCGCGGCACGAGCTGGTCGGGGTGGTGACCCGGCCGGACGCGCGCGCCGGCCGCGGCCGCCGGGTCCTGCGCTCGCCGGCGGCGAGTTGGGCGGACGAGCACGGCGTCGAGGTCCGGACGCCCCGCCGGCCCTCGGACGAGGAGTTCCTCGACTGGCTGCGCGACACCGCGCCGGACTGCGTGCCGGTGGTGGCCTACGGCGCGCTGGTGCCGCAGACCGCGCTGGCCATCCCCGCGCACGGCTGGGTCAACCTGCACTTCTCGCTGCTGCCGGCCTGGCGCGGCGCGGCGCCGGTGCAGCACGCGCTGCTGCACGGCGACGAGGTGACCGGGGCGAGCGTGTTCGAGCTGGAGAAGGGGATGGACACCGGCCCGGTGTACGGCTCGCTCACCGAACAGGTGCGGCCCACCGACACCTCCGGCGACGTGCTGTCTCGGCTGTCGATCGCGGGTGCCGGGCTGCTGGTGGCGGTGCTGGACGCGATCGAGGACGGCACCGCGCGGGCGGTGCCGCAGCCGGCCGACGGGATCAGCATGGCGCCGAAGGTGACGGTCGAGGACGCCCGGGTGCGCTGGGACGACCCGGCGTTCGCGGTGGATCGCCGGGTGCGCGCGTGTACCCCGGCGCCCGGCGCGTGGACCACCTTCCGGGGCGAGCGGATCAAGGTGTTGCCGGTGGGCCTGGGCGGCGCCGACGCGGCGCTGGCGCCCGGCGAACTCGCCGTGCGGCGCACCGAGGTGCGGGTGGGTACGGCGTCCTCCGCGGTGCGCCTGGATCGGGTGCAGCCGGCCGGCAGGAAGCCGATGGCCGCCACCGACTGGGCGCGTGGCGCCCGGGTGTCACCCGGGGACCGGTTCGCGTGA
- a CDS encoding BadF/BadG/BcrA/BcrD ATPase family protein: protein MSETVDVAIDAGQTGVRVGVVRRGRLVARRDGPGLTYGAESGSAAALDGLTGPWRAVAPDATVGSVCVGLTSVLGGDAGYRALADGLLDRLAAHRVLLGGDVVTAHAGALGMCPGVVLAAGTGAIALGLSADGRCHTVDGGGYLYGDAGGGFWVGRRGLDAALRGYDGRTEPGPLTRRATEVFGDLGRLPERLYPADDRVAQVAGFARHVLELSDSDPVAAAIVDTAAAELAATTAAAGGDDVSWTGRLLQHDGLRERFAAALHARRPSARLHPPAGDGLDGAAALAASTDLGPYVGLLRVVTR from the coding sequence GTGTCCGAGACGGTGGATGTCGCGATCGACGCCGGTCAGACCGGCGTGCGGGTCGGCGTGGTGCGGCGCGGCCGGCTGGTCGCCCGGCGGGATGGCCCGGGGCTGACCTACGGCGCGGAGTCCGGCTCCGCTGCCGCTCTCGACGGGCTGACCGGACCGTGGCGGGCGGTCGCGCCGGACGCCACGGTCGGCTCGGTGTGCGTGGGGTTGACCAGCGTGCTCGGCGGCGACGCCGGCTACCGCGCGCTGGCCGACGGACTGCTGGACCGGCTCGCCGCGCATCGCGTACTGCTCGGCGGCGACGTGGTGACCGCGCACGCCGGAGCGCTCGGCATGTGCCCTGGCGTGGTCCTCGCCGCCGGTACCGGCGCCATCGCCCTGGGGCTGAGCGCCGACGGGCGTTGCCACACCGTCGACGGCGGCGGCTACCTGTACGGCGACGCCGGTGGCGGCTTCTGGGTCGGTCGCCGTGGCCTGGACGCCGCCCTGCGCGGGTACGACGGGCGCACCGAGCCTGGCCCGCTGACCCGCAGGGCCACCGAGGTCTTCGGCGACCTCGGCCGGCTCCCCGAGCGGCTCTACCCGGCCGACGACCGGGTGGCCCAGGTGGCCGGCTTCGCCCGGCACGTGCTGGAACTGTCCGACTCCGACCCGGTGGCCGCGGCGATCGTCGACACCGCCGCCGCCGAGTTGGCCGCGACCACCGCCGCGGCCGGCGGCGACGACGTCTCCTGGACCGGCCGGCTGCTGCAGCACGACGGGCTGCGGGAGCGGTTCGCCGCCGCGTTGCACGCCCGGCGCCCGTCGGCGCGCCTGCACCCGCCGGCGGGCGACGGTCTGGACGGCGCCGCCGCGCTCGCCGCCAGTACCGACCTCGGCCCGTACGTCGGGTTGCTGCGGGTGGTGACGCGATGA